Proteins encoded within one genomic window of Etheostoma cragini isolate CJK2018 chromosome 21, CSU_Ecrag_1.0, whole genome shotgun sequence:
- the LOC117936930 gene encoding cytochrome c oxidase assembly protein COX19 yields MSNAMNFGTKSFKPRAPDKGSFPLDHFGECKAFKERFMKCLRDNSFDNSKCRLQSKDYLECRMDNQLMAKEPLAKLGFKDLMDPPPSQADRDPKP; encoded by the exons ATGTCTAACGCCATGAATTTCGGCACGAAGAGTTTTAAACCTCGGGCTCCTGATAAAGGCTCGTTCCCTCTGGACCATTTTG GAGAGTGTAAAGCCTTCAAGGAGAGGTTCATGAAGTGCCTGAGAGACAACAGCTTCGACAACTCCAAGTGCCGACTGCAGTCCAAAGACTACCTGGAATGTCGCATGGACAA CCAGCTGATGGCCAAGGAGCCTCTGGCCAAACTGGGTTTCAAAGACCTGATGGATCCTCCTCCCAGCCAAGCAGACAGAGACCCTAAACCGTGA